In the genome of Actinomadura graeca, one region contains:
- a CDS encoding RNA polymerase sigma factor encodes MGPESAPAGRTVKGVAPLPPPTLTDLYRAHAAGLMRLATLMVGDPATAEDVVQDAFLGLHHRWARLRDPAAALTYARSAVLNRCRSVLRRRAVAARFGHAYEPPAWSAESAALIGEERRELLAAVAALPRRQREVLALRYFCELPEHEIARILGISRGTVSSTASRAMSALARTLGEEE; translated from the coding sequence GTGGGACCCGAATCCGCGCCCGCCGGGCGCACCGTGAAGGGCGTCGCGCCCCTGCCGCCGCCGACGCTGACCGACCTGTACCGCGCCCACGCCGCGGGGCTGATGCGGCTGGCGACGCTGATGGTCGGCGACCCGGCGACGGCCGAGGACGTGGTGCAGGACGCCTTCCTCGGCCTGCACCACAGGTGGGCGCGGCTGCGCGATCCGGCGGCCGCGCTGACCTACGCGCGCTCGGCGGTGCTCAACCGCTGCCGCTCGGTGCTGCGCCGCCGCGCCGTCGCCGCGCGGTTCGGGCACGCCTACGAGCCGCCGGCGTGGTCGGCGGAGTCGGCGGCGCTGATCGGCGAGGAACGCCGGGAGCTGCTCGCCGCCGTGGCCGCCTTACCGCGCAGGCAGAGGGAGGTGCTGGCGCTGCGGTACTTCTGCGAGCTGCCCGAGCACGAGATCGCACGCATCCTGGGGATCTCCCGCGGGACGGTGTCGTCCACCGCCTCCCGCGCGATGTCCGCGCTGGCCCGGACGCTGGGGGAGGAAGAATGA
- a CDS encoding formylglycine-generating enzyme family protein, with protein sequence MDKPCCTPRREPVGLPVTTIAQAASPRHKNMARLPGGPFLMGTEDEEGYRADGEGPVRAIRLRPFRIETTTVTNAQFAAFVKATGHVTEAERFGFSFVFEGFLSEDNARVSQVVHAAPWWRAVSGAFWKQPEGPGSSITSRQNHPVVHVSWNDAQAYCGWSGTRLPTEAEWEYAARGGLEQRRYPWGDELTPGGRHLCNVWQGDFPEFNTGEDGHLGTAPVKSYRPNGYGLYNVVGNVWEWCADWFSAGFHRTGPREDPTGPPDGTARVMRGGSHMCHASYCNRYRVAARSSNTPDSSAGNIGFRVAG encoded by the coding sequence ATGGACAAGCCCTGCTGCACCCCCCGCCGCGAGCCGGTGGGCCTACCCGTGACCACGATCGCCCAGGCCGCCTCGCCCCGTCACAAGAACATGGCCCGGCTCCCCGGCGGGCCGTTCCTCATGGGCACCGAGGACGAGGAGGGCTACCGCGCCGACGGAGAGGGCCCGGTCCGCGCGATCAGGCTGCGTCCTTTCAGGATCGAGACGACGACGGTGACGAACGCCCAGTTCGCCGCCTTCGTCAAAGCGACCGGTCACGTCACGGAGGCCGAGCGGTTCGGCTTCTCCTTCGTCTTCGAAGGCTTTCTCAGTGAGGACAACGCGCGCGTTTCGCAGGTCGTGCACGCGGCGCCCTGGTGGCGCGCGGTGTCCGGCGCCTTCTGGAAACAGCCCGAGGGGCCCGGCTCGTCCATCACCTCCCGGCAGAATCATCCGGTCGTGCACGTCTCGTGGAACGACGCTCAGGCGTACTGCGGCTGGTCGGGCACCCGGCTTCCCACCGAGGCGGAATGGGAGTACGCCGCGCGGGGCGGGCTGGAACAGCGCCGGTACCCCTGGGGGGACGAGCTGACGCCGGGCGGACGGCACCTGTGCAACGTCTGGCAGGGCGACTTCCCGGAATTCAACACCGGCGAGGACGGCCATCTGGGCACCGCGCCCGTGAAGTCGTATCGTCCGAACGGCTACGGCCTCTACAACGTCGTCGGCAACGTCTGGGAATGGTGCGCCGACTGGTTCAGCGCCGGTTTCCACCGCACCGGCCCTCGCGAGGACCCCACGGGACCGCCGGACGGCACCGCCCGCGTCATGCGCGGCGGTTCCCACATGTGCCACGCGTCGTACTGCAATCGCTATCGGGTGGCGGCCCGATCGTCCAACACCCCGGACAGCTCCGCGGGCAACATCGGATTCCGCGTCGCCGGATGA
- a CDS encoding sulfatase, with product MTEEHRERGDERAGFSRRRFLAGSAAAAAAVAASSTVPGLAGTASAATRPNVLLIVTDDNPKHTNWAIQKTIAWLGGQGVTYTNGHVTTPLCAPSRSSIFTGRYAHNHGVRNNGASHSLDQSTTVQRYLKQAGYRTGLFGKYLNSWTLSDDPPHFEEWALLQPGYVDAQWNVNGTVQTINGYTTNIIKNRTLAFLNKATTDTRPWFAYVTPYASHEPNTPAAQYADTVVPTWNGRPSVPEADRSDKPAYVQNATATLADGKAVRQRQLRTLLSVDDAVQAFKDKLAALGQLENTLVIYIGDNGFQWADHGLLGKGTPYSPAHEVPFYLSWPAGGLGSGTTDNRIVANIDIAPTILAAAGITPGTSQDGKSLLSGFNRDHLLVEWWKQGTGGVKDSWASYVAKNKQYVEYYALHTDAAGTVSGSGQVTFREYYDLVNDQYQLTNRLYQATPADEQNLGIPALAAQLAADRQS from the coding sequence ATGACCGAGGAACACAGAGAGCGCGGGGACGAGAGGGCCGGATTCAGCCGGCGGCGGTTCCTCGCCGGTTCGGCCGCGGCGGCCGCGGCGGTGGCCGCGTCCTCGACGGTTCCCGGGCTGGCCGGGACGGCGTCCGCGGCCACCCGTCCGAACGTCCTGCTGATCGTCACCGACGACAACCCCAAGCACACGAACTGGGCGATCCAGAAGACCATCGCCTGGCTCGGCGGCCAGGGCGTGACCTACACGAACGGCCACGTCACCACGCCGCTGTGCGCCCCCTCGCGGTCGTCGATCTTCACCGGCCGCTACGCGCACAACCACGGCGTCCGCAACAACGGGGCCTCCCACAGCCTCGACCAGAGCACGACCGTCCAGCGGTACCTCAAGCAGGCGGGGTACCGCACCGGCCTGTTCGGGAAGTACCTCAACTCCTGGACGCTGTCGGACGACCCGCCCCACTTCGAGGAGTGGGCGCTGCTCCAGCCCGGCTACGTGGACGCCCAGTGGAACGTCAACGGCACCGTCCAGACCATCAACGGGTACACCACCAACATCATCAAGAACCGGACGCTGGCCTTCCTCAACAAGGCCACGACCGACACGCGCCCGTGGTTCGCTTATGTCACGCCGTACGCCTCGCACGAGCCGAACACGCCCGCCGCCCAGTACGCCGACACGGTCGTGCCGACCTGGAACGGCCGTCCCTCCGTCCCGGAGGCCGACCGGAGCGACAAGCCGGCCTACGTGCAGAACGCGACCGCCACCCTGGCCGACGGCAAGGCGGTGCGGCAGCGTCAGCTGCGGACGCTGCTGTCGGTCGACGACGCCGTGCAGGCGTTCAAGGACAAGCTGGCGGCCCTCGGCCAGCTGGAGAACACCCTGGTCATCTACATCGGCGACAACGGGTTCCAGTGGGCCGACCACGGCCTCCTCGGCAAGGGGACGCCTTACTCCCCGGCCCACGAGGTGCCGTTCTACCTGTCCTGGCCCGCCGGGGGCCTGGGCTCGGGCACCACCGACAACCGCATCGTCGCCAACATCGACATCGCGCCGACGATCCTCGCCGCCGCCGGGATCACCCCCGGGACGTCGCAGGACGGCAAGTCCCTGCTGTCCGGCTTCAACCGTGACCACCTGCTCGTCGAGTGGTGGAAGCAGGGCACGGGCGGCGTCAAGGACAGCTGGGCGTCCTACGTCGCCAAGAACAAGCAGTACGTCGAGTACTACGCCCTGCACACCGACGCGGCGGGCACGGTCTCCGGGTCCGGGCAGGTCACGTTCCGCGAGTACTACGACCTCGTCAACGACCAGTACCAGCTCACCAACAGGCTCTACCAGGCCACCCCCGCCGACGAGCAGAACCTGGGCATCCCCGCGCTGGCGGCCCAGCTCGCCGCGGACCGCCAGAGCTAG
- a CDS encoding ABC transporter ATP-binding protein produces MDMEVTAWMSLHHAMNAKNDRRPFSKATLRRIARFARPHRRLLYAFLALSVVMAVLAVATPVLAGRVVDAIVDHSASSTVVRLAVLIALLALAEGGLGLVNRWLSARIGEGLILDLRTAVFDHVQRMPVAFFTRTRTGALVSRLNNDVIGAQRAFSDTLSGVVSNLVMLVLTFGVMVGISWQITVLALLLLPVFVLPARRMGTRLARLEREAAAHDAAMSTQMTERFSAPGATLVKLFGRPSRESAEFAARARRVRDIGVRTAMVQHVFITALTMVSALALALVYGLGGWFSLRGSLDAGAVVALALLLTRLYAPLTALASARVEVMSALVSFERVFEVLDLEPLVAEKPGAGTVPDGPVAVEFDDVRFAYPSADKVSLASLEEVATLDTRGGVDVLHGVSFRAEPGQMVALVGSSGAGKSTIAQLLPRLYDADSGAVRLGGVDVRDLTFESIRDTLGMVTQDGHLFHESIRDNLLLARPEAGEDELWDVLRRARLDTLVTGLPDGLDTIVGERGYRLSGGERQRLTIARLLLARQRVVILDEATAHLDSTSEAAVQEALAEALDGRTAVVIAHRLSTVRAADLILVVEAGRIIERGTHTDLLAAGGRYADLYRTQFNDETPLETVA; encoded by the coding sequence ATGGACATGGAAGTGACCGCGTGGATGTCCCTGCACCACGCGATGAACGCGAAGAACGACCGCAGGCCCTTCTCCAAGGCGACCTTGCGGAGGATCGCCCGCTTCGCCCGTCCGCACAGGCGGCTGCTGTACGCGTTCCTCGCGCTGAGCGTGGTGATGGCGGTCCTGGCGGTGGCGACGCCCGTGCTGGCCGGACGGGTCGTCGACGCGATCGTCGACCACTCCGCGAGCTCCACCGTCGTCAGGCTCGCCGTGCTGATCGCCCTCCTCGCCCTCGCCGAGGGCGGTCTCGGGCTGGTCAACCGGTGGCTGTCGGCCCGCATCGGCGAGGGCCTGATCCTCGACCTGCGCACCGCCGTCTTCGACCACGTCCAGCGGATGCCGGTCGCCTTCTTCACCCGCACCCGCACCGGCGCCCTGGTCAGCCGCCTGAACAACGACGTGATCGGCGCGCAGCGCGCCTTCAGCGACACCCTGTCCGGGGTCGTCAGCAACCTGGTGATGCTGGTGCTCACCTTCGGGGTGATGGTCGGCATCTCCTGGCAGATCACCGTGCTCGCCCTCCTGCTGCTGCCGGTCTTCGTCCTCCCGGCCCGCCGCATGGGCACCCGGCTGGCCCGCCTCGAACGCGAGGCCGCCGCGCACGACGCCGCGATGAGCACCCAGATGACCGAGCGGTTCTCCGCCCCCGGCGCCACCCTGGTCAAGCTGTTCGGACGGCCGTCCCGCGAGTCCGCCGAGTTCGCCGCCCGCGCCCGCCGCGTCCGCGACATCGGCGTCCGCACCGCGATGGTGCAGCACGTCTTCATCACCGCGCTGACCATGGTGTCGGCGCTCGCCCTGGCCCTCGTCTACGGCCTCGGCGGCTGGTTCTCGCTGCGCGGCTCACTCGACGCGGGCGCGGTCGTCGCGCTCGCCCTCCTGCTGACCCGCCTCTACGCGCCGCTGACCGCGCTGGCCAGCGCCCGCGTCGAGGTGATGAGCGCCCTCGTCAGCTTCGAGCGGGTCTTCGAGGTGCTCGACCTCGAACCCCTCGTCGCCGAGAAGCCCGGCGCCGGCACCGTCCCCGACGGCCCCGTCGCCGTCGAGTTCGACGACGTCCGCTTCGCCTACCCGTCCGCCGACAAGGTCTCCCTCGCCTCCCTCGAAGAGGTCGCCACCCTCGACACCCGCGGCGGCGTCGACGTCCTGCACGGCGTGTCGTTCCGCGCCGAGCCCGGCCAGATGGTCGCGCTCGTCGGCTCCTCCGGCGCGGGCAAGTCGACGATCGCCCAGCTCCTGCCGCGCCTCTACGACGCCGACTCCGGCGCCGTCCGCCTCGGCGGCGTCGACGTCCGCGACCTGACCTTCGAGTCGATCCGCGACACCCTCGGCATGGTCACGCAGGACGGCCACCTGTTCCACGAGTCGATCCGCGACAACCTGCTGCTGGCCCGCCCCGAGGCCGGGGAGGACGAGCTCTGGGACGTGCTGCGCCGCGCCCGCCTCGACACCCTCGTCACCGGCCTGCCGGACGGGCTCGACACCATCGTCGGCGAGCGCGGCTACCGCCTGTCCGGCGGCGAGCGCCAGCGCCTCACCATCGCCCGGCTCCTGCTCGCCCGCCAGCGCGTCGTGATCCTCGACGAGGCCACCGCCCACCTGGACTCCACGTCCGAGGCCGCCGTGCAGGAGGCCCTGGCGGAGGCCCTCGACGGCCGCACCGCCGTCGTCATCGCCCACCGTCTCAGCACCGTCCGCGCCGCCGACCTCATCCTCGTCGTCGAGGCGGGCCGCATCATCGAGCGCGGCACCCACACCGATCTCCTCGCCGCCGGTGGCCGCTACGCCGACCTCTACCGCACCCAGTTCAACGACGAGACGCCCCTGGAGACGGTCGCCTGA